From Novipirellula artificiosorum, the proteins below share one genomic window:
- a CDS encoding thiolase family protein, with the protein MNRSKPIAVVDGIRTPFAKAFGALDSISAVELGRVVVAESIRRCGLTPDMIDEVIIGNVAGPAEAANIARVIALRSGVPNDRIAHTVNRNCASGMESILQGCSRIHDGEAVTVVAGGSESMSQIPMLFSRAAAKAWMRLARAKTISQKISAIASMRPRHFKPVAAIELGLTDPVSGLKMGETAEELATEFAITRTEQDEFALSSHQKASSAQQACFMSGEIVGVSVPAGQTIDKDDGPRHTQSLDQLARLRPLFDEHGTVTAGNSCTLTDGAAAVVLSDPDQLDRFSRPPLGFITAYAIAGCDPRRMGLGPVYATAKLLQKTGSTLEDYDLIEINEAFAAQVIACRRAMMSVSFAKRELSQSTPVGTLPIDRTNIHGGAIALGHPVGTTGTRMIITLLRSLRASGRRRGLATLCVGGGQGVAIAVQSQ; encoded by the coding sequence ATGAATCGGTCAAAACCCATAGCTGTGGTGGATGGCATTCGGACTCCTTTTGCGAAAGCGTTCGGTGCATTGGATAGCATCTCCGCCGTCGAGCTTGGACGTGTCGTCGTTGCGGAATCGATCCGCCGATGCGGCTTAACCCCTGACATGATCGATGAAGTCATCATCGGAAACGTCGCAGGACCGGCCGAGGCGGCCAACATCGCTCGTGTGATTGCTTTGCGGTCCGGCGTACCGAATGACCGAATCGCTCACACCGTCAACCGCAATTGTGCTTCCGGCATGGAGTCGATTCTTCAAGGTTGTTCGCGGATTCACGATGGTGAGGCGGTAACGGTCGTTGCGGGCGGAAGCGAATCGATGTCGCAAATCCCCATGCTCTTTTCACGAGCAGCAGCGAAGGCATGGATGCGATTGGCAAGAGCGAAAACGATCTCGCAAAAAATTTCCGCGATCGCTTCGATGCGGCCACGACACTTTAAGCCTGTCGCTGCGATTGAACTGGGTTTGACCGACCCCGTGTCGGGCTTGAAGATGGGCGAGACAGCGGAAGAGTTGGCGACGGAATTCGCGATCACACGAACGGAACAAGACGAATTTGCACTTTCCAGCCACCAAAAAGCCAGTTCTGCTCAGCAGGCTTGTTTCATGTCCGGAGAAATTGTCGGTGTTTCCGTTCCAGCCGGGCAAACGATCGACAAGGACGATGGCCCACGTCACACTCAATCACTCGATCAGCTCGCCCGACTTCGGCCGCTGTTTGACGAGCACGGAACGGTTACGGCTGGTAACAGTTGCACCTTGACCGATGGGGCAGCAGCGGTGGTGCTATCCGACCCCGATCAGCTTGATCGGTTTTCGCGACCACCGCTGGGTTTCATCACCGCCTATGCCATTGCGGGGTGCGATCCACGTCGGATGGGATTGGGTCCGGTCTACGCGACTGCAAAATTGCTTCAGAAAACGGGATCGACGCTCGAAGACTATGACTTGATCGAAATCAACGAAGCCTTCGCCGCCCAAGTCATTGCTTGCCGTCGTGCGATGATGTCGGTTTCGTTTGCGAAAAGGGAACTCTCCCAATCGACGCCAGTGGGAACATTGCCGATCGATCGCACGAACATCCACGGCGGGGCGATTGCCCTTGGCCATCCGGTGGGAACAACCGGGACCCGAATGATCATCACACTTCTTCGGTCCTTACGAGCCAGCGGCAGACGTCGCGGATTGGCAACCCTTTGCGTCGGAGGTGGCCAGGGAGTCGCGATCGCAGTGCAAAGCCAGTGA
- a CDS encoding 3-hydroxyacyl-CoA dehydrogenase NAD-binding domain-containing protein: protein MNKKERSYKSFTVTTDYRSVVTITLNVQGRPMNVMDASVMSELSQIVRDLQHRIGCAAVIFRSAKESGFLAGADVGAIADLSCPVEAAKLIDGGQRLFDAIEWLPMPTISVIHGPCLGGGLEWALACDYRIARDNSSTKIGLPEIKLGLIPGWGGTQRLPKLIGLPAALSMILTGKHVSAAEAVKLGLIDRAISPDDWDDDVDVFVDLVLASSPPRRRHAKNAYLGRWIEKTRLGRALVFAATRRRIAAKLQHYPALGAAIRSVRSSYGLRPKGFMTERNEFIDLLATPTCRHLLQLFFARESARSLRSWTDPSAVIHEKLLRKIGVIGAGAMGAGIGQLAANHGYEVVLVEVDEQAADRGRERVTTLVRKWARHKGMSHANESELLDRIRVVTEADAIADADLVIEAIVEKIDVKQNLFRTLDRIMSPETILATNTSSLSVDAMANATGRGRLVAGLHFFNPVHKMELVEVVRAKQTDDATIARLLGFVRAIGKTPVVTADTPGFLVNRVLFPYLGEAVLMVAEGHSIRDLDNQTRSFGMPMGPLELLDQVGLDVAWHVARSLDNIVSGLRPVLDQLQMMVDDGRMGKKSGSGFYRYRNGKRTAEATFPRLKSAPSHAGAADGHEARFVNDSLTTTQRRLLYPMLTESIRCKEQGVVDKCWAIDLAMVLGTGFAPHTGGPLHVVDSIGQHIVHENLRQLQELYGDRFASPRMLVEMAKQNRQFFPKSNPQSNDHAVSTH from the coding sequence ATGAACAAGAAAGAACGATCTTACAAGTCCTTTACCGTGACCACCGACTATCGCTCCGTGGTGACCATCACGTTGAACGTGCAGGGCCGCCCGATGAACGTCATGGATGCGTCTGTCATGAGCGAACTAAGCCAGATCGTTCGCGATCTGCAACACCGAATCGGATGCGCCGCCGTGATCTTTCGAAGCGCAAAAGAGAGTGGCTTTCTAGCAGGAGCCGATGTAGGAGCAATTGCGGATTTGAGTTGCCCTGTCGAAGCGGCAAAATTGATCGACGGTGGGCAGCGGCTGTTTGACGCGATCGAGTGGCTTCCCATGCCGACGATCTCGGTGATCCACGGACCTTGTTTGGGGGGCGGATTGGAATGGGCGCTGGCCTGCGATTACCGGATTGCCCGTGACAACAGCAGCACAAAAATCGGCTTGCCAGAAATAAAGCTCGGACTGATCCCCGGTTGGGGCGGCACACAGCGATTGCCGAAGCTGATCGGGCTGCCGGCTGCCCTGTCGATGATCCTCACCGGCAAGCACGTGTCGGCTGCCGAGGCCGTTAAGCTTGGTCTCATCGATCGAGCCATTTCGCCGGATGATTGGGACGACGATGTCGACGTGTTTGTGGATCTCGTGCTGGCTTCGAGCCCACCAAGACGACGCCATGCAAAGAACGCGTACCTGGGCCGATGGATCGAGAAGACACGTCTGGGACGGGCGTTGGTTTTTGCGGCAACGCGGCGACGGATTGCCGCGAAACTCCAGCACTATCCCGCACTGGGGGCTGCGATACGATCGGTTCGAAGCAGCTATGGTCTGAGGCCCAAGGGATTCATGACGGAGCGGAATGAATTCATTGATCTGTTGGCAACGCCAACGTGTCGACATCTGTTGCAATTGTTCTTCGCCCGCGAATCCGCTCGGTCGCTACGGAGTTGGACAGACCCATCCGCCGTGATCCATGAAAAACTGCTTCGAAAAATCGGCGTGATTGGCGCTGGCGCGATGGGCGCGGGAATCGGCCAACTTGCGGCAAATCATGGCTATGAAGTTGTCTTGGTGGAGGTCGACGAGCAAGCAGCCGACCGGGGACGCGAACGCGTTACGACGCTCGTGCGGAAATGGGCCCGACACAAGGGAATGAGCCATGCGAACGAGTCCGAACTGCTCGATCGCATCCGCGTCGTCACCGAGGCGGACGCGATCGCAGACGCTGATTTGGTGATTGAAGCGATCGTGGAGAAGATCGACGTCAAGCAGAACTTGTTTCGAACGCTCGACCGAATCATGTCGCCCGAGACGATCCTGGCGACCAACACCTCGTCGCTGTCTGTGGACGCAATGGCAAACGCTACCGGTCGAGGACGACTCGTTGCGGGGCTCCATTTCTTCAATCCCGTTCACAAGATGGAATTGGTCGAAGTGGTGCGAGCCAAGCAAACCGATGACGCCACCATCGCACGACTGCTCGGTTTTGTCCGTGCGATCGGAAAAACTCCCGTTGTCACAGCCGATACACCTGGTTTCTTGGTCAATCGGGTCCTGTTCCCCTACCTTGGCGAGGCGGTGTTGATGGTGGCCGAGGGACATTCGATTCGTGATTTGGACAATCAGACGCGATCGTTTGGTATGCCCATGGGGCCATTGGAGTTGCTCGATCAAGTCGGTTTGGACGTGGCTTGGCATGTGGCAAGGTCACTCGACAACATCGTGAGTGGACTGAGACCGGTGTTGGATCAATTGCAGATGATGGTCGACGACGGACGGATGGGTAAGAAATCGGGCAGCGGTTTCTATCGCTATCGCAACGGCAAACGAACGGCCGAAGCAACGTTCCCACGATTGAAGTCCGCACCAAGTCACGCCGGTGCCGCAGACGGCCATGAGGCTAGGTTTGTCAACGATTCTTTGACAACGACCCAACGGCGGCTGCTCTACCCCATGTTGACCGAATCGATTCGCTGCAAGGAGCAAGGTGTGGTCGACAAGTGTTGGGCCATTGATTTAGCGATGGTGCTGGGAACCGGTTTTGCACCCCACACGGGCGGCCCGCTGCATGTTGTCGATTCGATCGGCCAGCACATCGTGCACGAGAACTTACGTCAGCTGCAAGAGCTCTACGGTGACCGGTTTGCTTCGCCACGAATGCTCGTGGAGATGGCGAAACAGAATCGCCAATTCTTTCCAAAGTCAAATCCTCAATCAAACGATCATGCGGTTTCAACCCACTAG
- a CDS encoding AMP-binding protein, which yields MGHLLQNRQASVPTLVEGIAYYKGLPAFGLLRYAAEVIPDRDAVIYGSQCWTYAQLNHDSVRAAAMLQRLGIAPGDRVGVLLPNVPEFLIAINGIWRCGGIVVALSPLMVPDEVTQLVQQTKCRVVITLDMLAHLLGGCQSHLEKTLYVSIREHLPSLKQIGYLWVRMQRTGVLSLPSDASHSWFWNEIEQARREWKPVAIDPATDPAYILPTGGTTGSPKSVTLSHENMVANAWQQFQWAGRTFASETMMAVLPFFHSYGVSAIAMGGAAMGATLILHHRFNARQVIQLMQQHQPTVLHAVPAMLVAFNERLRDYPADLRSLKWVICGGAPLEAKIAEEFTEHCGAVVVEGFGLSESSPVTHVGDLFSEPRYGTIGYPLPETRCRIIEESLSGIRDVGVNQVGELLIRGPQVMLGYWENPTATAEALRDGWLFTGDLAMRDREGLFEIVGRKKDLIITSGFNVYPAEVEAVLRTVEGVQDAAVVSAPDPKRGEVVKAFIVMKPGSVWDEEKLRQHCRDHLSKHKQPRLYERCSGDLPRNFLGKVVRRRLR from the coding sequence ATGGGTCACTTGCTACAGAACAGACAGGCGTCGGTTCCGACGCTGGTAGAAGGCATCGCCTACTACAAAGGCTTGCCCGCGTTCGGGTTGCTTCGCTATGCCGCGGAGGTGATCCCCGATCGAGACGCGGTGATCTACGGTAGCCAGTGCTGGACCTATGCCCAGCTCAATCACGACTCCGTTCGTGCTGCCGCAATGCTGCAACGGCTTGGGATTGCCCCAGGCGATCGCGTCGGAGTGTTGTTGCCCAACGTGCCGGAGTTCCTGATCGCCATCAACGGTATCTGGCGATGCGGGGGGATTGTTGTCGCGCTGAGCCCGTTGATGGTGCCAGACGAAGTGACCCAATTGGTTCAGCAGACGAAGTGTCGAGTGGTCATTACGCTCGACATGCTCGCGCATTTGCTCGGGGGCTGTCAGTCGCACCTCGAAAAAACACTGTACGTTTCCATCCGCGAGCATTTGCCGTCACTGAAACAAATCGGCTACTTGTGGGTTCGGATGCAACGGACTGGGGTCTTGTCGCTACCCAGTGACGCATCACATTCATGGTTCTGGAACGAGATTGAACAGGCGCGTCGCGAGTGGAAACCGGTAGCGATTGATCCGGCAACGGATCCCGCATACATACTGCCGACGGGTGGAACGACCGGTTCCCCAAAGTCGGTCACACTCAGTCACGAGAATATGGTTGCCAATGCGTGGCAACAGTTCCAATGGGCAGGGCGGACATTCGCATCCGAGACGATGATGGCCGTTTTACCGTTTTTCCACAGCTACGGCGTCTCAGCTATCGCGATGGGGGGGGCGGCGATGGGGGCAACACTCATTTTGCACCATCGTTTCAATGCTCGGCAGGTGATTCAGTTGATGCAACAGCATCAGCCAACGGTGCTTCACGCAGTTCCCGCAATGCTGGTAGCGTTCAACGAACGACTCCGAGATTATCCGGCAGATCTCCGCTCACTCAAATGGGTAATTTGTGGGGGTGCTCCCTTGGAAGCAAAGATAGCCGAGGAGTTCACGGAGCATTGTGGTGCGGTCGTTGTCGAAGGTTTTGGATTGTCCGAATCCTCGCCGGTGACCCATGTTGGCGATCTTTTCAGTGAGCCACGCTACGGCACGATTGGGTATCCGCTACCCGAAACGCGTTGTCGCATCATTGAGGAATCGTTGAGTGGCATTCGCGACGTGGGCGTGAACCAGGTTGGAGAATTGTTGATTCGAGGCCCGCAAGTGATGCTTGGTTACTGGGAAAATCCCACTGCAACCGCGGAAGCCCTGCGCGACGGATGGCTCTTCACCGGTGATTTGGCAATGCGCGATCGCGAGGGGCTGTTTGAGATTGTGGGTCGCAAGAAGGACTTGATCATTACGTCGGGATTCAATGTCTATCCCGCGGAGGTTGAAGCCGTATTGCGAACGGTGGAGGGTGTCCAAGATGCCGCCGTCGTCTCGGCACCGGATCCCAAACGAGGCGAGGTCGTGAAAGCGTTTATCGTCATGAAGCCGGGATCCGTATGGGACGAAGAAAAGCTCCGGCAACATTGCCGAGACCATTTGTCGAAACACAAACAGCCAAGGCTGTACGAGAGGTGCAGCGGTGATTTGCCACGTAACTTCTTGGGGAAGGTTGTTCGGAGGAGGCTGCGATGA